One genomic window of Paeniglutamicibacter sp. Y32M11 includes the following:
- a CDS encoding DUF262 domain-containing protein, whose translation MESHTRSPRELFEGKEHYEIPAFQRPYVWNEEDQWAPLWDDVLRVAEGFVVAKLEDEDADPEGQHFLGAVVYESKKPVAGDVTRHDVIDGQQRMTTIQILLDSVHEVVSARGHDDLAESLEELIINGSPRFKGKKERFKLWPSQADRKAFEFAMDSSGDWTGEHRIIEAHRFFLNEAERWISGEPDEDEKFPPGDEILRVEGLSSTLQDRLLLVAIDLTGHDDAQLIFETLNDRGTPLLKADLIKNWIFREGEKLKADVNRWADEVWAEFDGVWWREEISQGRLICKKVCQES comes from the coding sequence ATGGAATCACATACTCGGAGTCCTCGGGAACTCTTTGAGGGTAAGGAACACTACGAAATCCCGGCATTTCAGCGACCTTACGTCTGGAACGAAGAAGATCAATGGGCGCCACTTTGGGACGACGTACTTCGTGTTGCCGAAGGTTTTGTCGTTGCCAAACTCGAAGATGAAGACGCTGACCCCGAAGGACAGCATTTTCTAGGTGCGGTAGTATACGAGTCCAAAAAGCCCGTAGCCGGTGATGTCACTCGGCATGATGTAATTGACGGTCAGCAGCGGATGACTACAATCCAGATCCTTCTGGATTCTGTGCACGAAGTCGTTAGCGCGCGGGGTCACGATGACCTGGCCGAATCCCTCGAAGAATTGATCATCAACGGCTCGCCGCGGTTTAAAGGTAAGAAGGAACGCTTCAAACTATGGCCATCTCAGGCTGACCGGAAAGCGTTCGAATTCGCAATGGACTCTAGCGGAGATTGGACCGGGGAGCACCGAATCATTGAAGCCCATCGATTCTTTCTCAACGAAGCTGAGCGATGGATATCAGGTGAACCGGACGAAGACGAAAAATTCCCACCTGGTGATGAAATTTTGCGAGTGGAAGGGCTCAGCTCGACTCTGCAAGACAGATTGTTGCTCGTAGCTATTGACCTTACGGGTCACGATGATGCACAACTGATCTTTGAGACGCTGAATGATCGTGGAACCCCACTGCTCAAAGCGGACTTGATAAAGAATTGGATCTTCCGTGAGGGAGAAAAACTGAAGGCAGACGTCAACCGCTGGGCTGATGAAGTTTGGGCTGAATTTGACGGCGTCTGGTGGCGTGAAGAGATCAGTCAGGGAAGGCTGATATGTAAGAAGGTTTGTCAAGAGTCATAG